One genomic segment of Helianthus annuus cultivar XRQ/B chromosome 14, HanXRQr2.0-SUNRISE, whole genome shotgun sequence includes these proteins:
- the LOC110904308 gene encoding uncharacterized protein LOC110904308 isoform X4: MPLIELHDSTSSPTEEVAVSIHKVEEDVIESNSEAQNNNNKHWRKQNLFLEIPSRSSNEHVMIKMPQTLTPTPKKVNFNLTPNSSTEVQSPATHTPKTKSLKKTLLTKLSFKNRNIVSDTEKPVVIIIPPTPSSLPQEKSNFSRSWSFTKIFTPRGKTPASLPVTPVAHSGLGSEPVSGSSTGSLSSEAKVKGHMVRSRSAPNLEKETTLKRMDSFFRVIPSTPRVKEADATTPTPTPTGNNEDDNEVDDAEDIPEEEAVCRICFVELCEGGETLKMECSCKGELALAHQECAIKWFSIKGNKTCDVCHQEVKNLPVTLLRIQSSARNRSSGASRATQMDINAYGVWQEVPILVIVSMLAYFCFLEQLLVGDMGTSAIALSLLFSCVLGLLSSMTSSTMVKRQFVWLYAAIQFSFVVIFAHVFYDLIHINPVLSILLATFAGCGVVMCASSVLVEVLRLRRRWLARSNNQTDSEPILH; this comes from the exons GTTGAAGAAGATGTTATTGAGTCAAATTCAGAAGcacagaacaacaacaacaagcactGGAGAAAACAGAATCTGTTCTTGGAGATACCTTCAAGATCATCTAATGAACATGTGATGATAAAAATGCCTCAAACATTAACTCCAACACCCAAAAAAGTCAACTTTAATTTAACACCAAACTCTTCAACAGAGGTGCAATCACCAGCTACTCAcacaccaaaaacaaaatcattAAAGAAAACTCTTTTAACCAAACTGAGTTTCAAAAACAGAAATATTGTTTCTGATACAGAAAAGCCAGTTGTTATTATAATTCCACCAACCCCTTCTTCTTTGCCTCAAGAAAAGTCTAATTTTTCAAGATCATGGTCATTTACAAAGATCTTTACCCCTCGTGGGAAGACGCCGGCTTCTCTACCCGTTACCCCTGTTGCTCATTCGGGCCTGGGCTCTGAACCCGTATCCGGAAGCTCGACGGGCTCCCTCAGTTCAGAG GCTAAAGTCAAGGGACATATGGTTCGATCGCGATCAGCGCCAAATCTTGAAAAGGAAACAACTCTCAAGAGAATGGATTCGTTTTTTCGTGTGATTCCTTCGACTCCACGAGTGAAAGAGGCTGATGCCACCACTCCAACCCCTACTCCAACCGGTAACAACGAAGATGACAACGAAGTTGATGACGCTGAAGACATACCTGAAGAAGAGGCGGTTTGTAGAATATGTTTTGTTGAATTATGTGAAGGTGGAGAAACCTTAAAGATGGAATGCAGCTGCAAAGGTGAACTTGCTTTAGCCCATCAAGAATGTGCCATAAAATGGTTTAGCATAAAAGGTAACAAAACATGTGATGTGTGCCATCAAGAAGTCAAAAACTTACCCGTTACACTATTAAGAATTCAGAGTAGTGCTAGAAACCGAAGTTCTGGTGCAAGCAGAGCTACTCAAATGGATATTAACGCGTATGG GGTTTGGCAGGAAGTCCCGATTCTCGTCATTGTTAGCATGCTTGCATACTTCTGTTTTCTCGAGCAGCTTTTG GTTGGGGACATGGGTACAAGTGCAATCGCGCTCTCTCTACTGTTTTCATGTGTCTTGGGTCTTCTGTCATCCATGACATCATCCACCATGG TGAAGAGACAATTCGTCTGGTTATATGCAGCAATTCAGTTTTCATTTGTCGTGATCTTCGCACATGTTTTCTACGACCTG ATACATATTAATCCAGTTTTATCGATTCTTCTTGCAACATTCGCGGGGTGTGGGGTCGTCATGTGTGCTAGTTCAGTTCTTGTTGAGGTTTTAAGACTAAGAAGACGATGGCTTGCTAGATCGAATAACCAGACTGATTCTGAGCCTATTTTACATTAA
- the LOC110904308 gene encoding uncharacterized protein LOC110904308 isoform X3 — MPLIELHDSTSSPTEEVAVSIHKVEEDVIESNSEAQNNNNKHWRKQNLFLEIPSRSSNEHVMIKMPQTLTPTPKKVNFNLTPNSSTEVQSPATHTPKTKSLKKTLLTKLSFKNRNIVSDTEKPVVIIIPPTPSSLPQEKSNFSRSWSFTKIFTPRGKTPASLPVTPVAHSGLGSEPVSGSSTGSLSSEAKVKGHMVRSRSAPNLEKETTLKRMDSFFRVIPSTPRVKEADATTPTPTPTGNNEDDNEVDDAEDIPEEEAVCRICFVELCEGGETLKMECSCKGELALAHQECAIKWFSIKGNKTCDVCHQEVKNLPVTLLRIQSSARNRSSGASRATQMDINAYGDIYRVWQEVPILVIVSMLAYFCFLEQLLVGDMGTSAIALSLLFSCVLGLLSSMTSSTMVKRQFVWLYAAIQFSFVVIFAHVFYDLIHINPVLSILLATFAGCGVVMCASSVLVEVLRLRRRWLARSNNQTDSEPILH; from the exons GTTGAAGAAGATGTTATTGAGTCAAATTCAGAAGcacagaacaacaacaacaagcactGGAGAAAACAGAATCTGTTCTTGGAGATACCTTCAAGATCATCTAATGAACATGTGATGATAAAAATGCCTCAAACATTAACTCCAACACCCAAAAAAGTCAACTTTAATTTAACACCAAACTCTTCAACAGAGGTGCAATCACCAGCTACTCAcacaccaaaaacaaaatcattAAAGAAAACTCTTTTAACCAAACTGAGTTTCAAAAACAGAAATATTGTTTCTGATACAGAAAAGCCAGTTGTTATTATAATTCCACCAACCCCTTCTTCTTTGCCTCAAGAAAAGTCTAATTTTTCAAGATCATGGTCATTTACAAAGATCTTTACCCCTCGTGGGAAGACGCCGGCTTCTCTACCCGTTACCCCTGTTGCTCATTCGGGCCTGGGCTCTGAACCCGTATCCGGAAGCTCGACGGGCTCCCTCAGTTCAGAG GCTAAAGTCAAGGGACATATGGTTCGATCGCGATCAGCGCCAAATCTTGAAAAGGAAACAACTCTCAAGAGAATGGATTCGTTTTTTCGTGTGATTCCTTCGACTCCACGAGTGAAAGAGGCTGATGCCACCACTCCAACCCCTACTCCAACCGGTAACAACGAAGATGACAACGAAGTTGATGACGCTGAAGACATACCTGAAGAAGAGGCGGTTTGTAGAATATGTTTTGTTGAATTATGTGAAGGTGGAGAAACCTTAAAGATGGAATGCAGCTGCAAAGGTGAACTTGCTTTAGCCCATCAAGAATGTGCCATAAAATGGTTTAGCATAAAAGGTAACAAAACATGTGATGTGTGCCATCAAGAAGTCAAAAACTTACCCGTTACACTATTAAGAATTCAGAGTAGTGCTAGAAACCGAAGTTCTGGTGCAAGCAGAGCTACTCAAATGGATATTAACGCGTATGG CGATATCTATAGGGTTTGGCAGGAAGTCCCGATTCTCGTCATTGTTAGCATGCTTGCATACTTCTGTTTTCTCGAGCAGCTTTTG GTTGGGGACATGGGTACAAGTGCAATCGCGCTCTCTCTACTGTTTTCATGTGTCTTGGGTCTTCTGTCATCCATGACATCATCCACCATGG TGAAGAGACAATTCGTCTGGTTATATGCAGCAATTCAGTTTTCATTTGTCGTGATCTTCGCACATGTTTTCTACGACCTG ATACATATTAATCCAGTTTTATCGATTCTTCTTGCAACATTCGCGGGGTGTGGGGTCGTCATGTGTGCTAGTTCAGTTCTTGTTGAGGTTTTAAGACTAAGAAGACGATGGCTTGCTAGATCGAATAACCAGACTGATTCTGAGCCTATTTTACATTAA
- the LOC110904308 gene encoding uncharacterized protein LOC110904308 isoform X2 has protein sequence MPLIELHDSTSSPTEEVAVSIHKVEEDVIESNSEAQNNNNKHWRKQNLFLEIPSRSSNEHVMIKMPQTLTPTPKKVNFNLTPNSSTEVQSPATHTPKTKSLKKTLLTKLSFKNRNIVSDTEKPVVIIIPPTPSSLPQEKSNFSRSWSFTKIFTPRGKTPASLPVTPVAHSGLGSEPVSGSSTGSLSSEAKVKGHMVRSRSAPNLEKETTLKRMDSFFRVIPSTPRVKEADATTPTPTPTGNNEDDNEVDDAEDIPEEEAVCRICFVELCEGGETLKMECSCKGELALAHQECAIKWFSIKGNKTCDVCHQEVKNLPVTLLRIQSSARNRSSGASRATQMDINAYGVWQEVPILVIVSMLAYFCFLEQLLVGDMGTSAIALSLPFSCVLGLLSSMTSSTMVKRQFVWLYAAIQFSFVVIFAHVFYDLIRIHPVLSILLATFAGCGVVMCASSVLVEVLRLRRRWLARSNNQTNSEPVLHQETQPTSSSHVQTEIRNVEASSGN, from the exons GTTGAAGAAGATGTTATTGAGTCAAATTCAGAAGcacagaacaacaacaacaagcactGGAGAAAACAGAATCTGTTCTTGGAGATACCTTCAAGATCATCTAATGAACATGTGATGATAAAAATGCCTCAAACATTAACTCCAACACCCAAAAAAGTCAACTTTAATTTAACACCAAACTCTTCAACAGAGGTGCAATCACCAGCTACTCAcacaccaaaaacaaaatcattAAAGAAAACTCTTTTAACCAAACTGAGTTTCAAAAACAGAAATATTGTTTCTGATACAGAAAAGCCAGTTGTTATTATAATTCCACCAACCCCTTCTTCTTTGCCTCAAGAAAAGTCTAATTTTTCAAGATCATGGTCATTTACAAAGATCTTTACCCCTCGTGGGAAGACGCCGGCTTCTCTACCCGTTACCCCTGTTGCTCATTCGGGCCTGGGCTCTGAACCCGTATCCGGAAGCTCGACGGGCTCCCTCAGTTCAGAG GCTAAAGTCAAGGGACATATGGTTCGATCGCGATCAGCGCCAAATCTTGAAAAGGAAACAACTCTCAAGAGAATGGATTCGTTTTTTCGTGTGATTCCTTCGACTCCACGAGTGAAAGAGGCTGATGCCACCACTCCAACCCCTACTCCAACCGGTAACAACGAAGATGACAACGAAGTTGATGACGCTGAAGACATACCTGAAGAAGAGGCGGTTTGTAGAATATGTTTTGTTGAATTATGTGAAGGTGGAGAAACCTTAAAGATGGAATGCAGCTGCAAAGGTGAACTTGCTTTAGCCCATCAAGAATGTGCCATAAAATGGTTTAGCATAAAAGGTAACAAAACATGTGATGTGTGCCATCAAGAAGTCAAAAACTTACCCGTTACACTATTAAGAATTCAGAGTAGTGCTAGAAACCGAAGTTCTGGTGCAAGCAGAGCTACTCAAATGGATATTAACGCGTATGG GGTTTGGCAGGAAGTCCCGATTCTCGTCATTGTTAGCATGCTTGCATACTTCTGTTTTCTCGAGCAGCTTTTG GTTGGGGACATGGGTACAAGTGCAATTGCGCTCTCTCTACCGTTTTCATGTGTCTTGGGTCTTCTGTCATCCATGACATCATCCACAATGG TGAAGAGACAATTTGTCTGGTTATATGCAGCAATTCAGTTTTCATTTGTTGTGATCTTCGCACATGTTTTCTACGACCTG ATACGTATTCATCCAGTTTTATCGATTCTTCTTGCAACATTCGCGGGGTGTGGGGTCGTCATGTGTGCTAGTTCAGTTCTTGTTGAGGTTTTAAGACTAAGAAGACGATGGCTTGCTAGATCGAATAACCAGACTAATTCTGAGCCTGTTTTACATCAAGAAACGCAACCAACATCATCTTCGCATGTCCAAACTGAAATTCGCAATGTGGAAGCTTCTAGTGGGAACTAA
- the LOC110904308 gene encoding uncharacterized protein LOC110904308 isoform X1, with amino-acid sequence MPLIELHDSTSSPTEEVAVSIHKVEEDVIESNSEAQNNNNKHWRKQNLFLEIPSRSSNEHVMIKMPQTLTPTPKKVNFNLTPNSSTEVQSPATHTPKTKSLKKTLLTKLSFKNRNIVSDTEKPVVIIIPPTPSSLPQEKSNFSRSWSFTKIFTPRGKTPASLPVTPVAHSGLGSEPVSGSSTGSLSSEAKVKGHMVRSRSAPNLEKETTLKRMDSFFRVIPSTPRVKEADATTPTPTPTGNNEDDNEVDDAEDIPEEEAVCRICFVELCEGGETLKMECSCKGELALAHQECAIKWFSIKGNKTCDVCHQEVKNLPVTLLRIQSSARNRSSGASRATQMDINAYGDIYRVWQEVPILVIVSMLAYFCFLEQLLVGDMGTSAIALSLPFSCVLGLLSSMTSSTMVKRQFVWLYAAIQFSFVVIFAHVFYDLIRIHPVLSILLATFAGCGVVMCASSVLVEVLRLRRRWLARSNNQTNSEPVLHQETQPTSSSHVQTEIRNVEASSGN; translated from the exons GTTGAAGAAGATGTTATTGAGTCAAATTCAGAAGcacagaacaacaacaacaagcactGGAGAAAACAGAATCTGTTCTTGGAGATACCTTCAAGATCATCTAATGAACATGTGATGATAAAAATGCCTCAAACATTAACTCCAACACCCAAAAAAGTCAACTTTAATTTAACACCAAACTCTTCAACAGAGGTGCAATCACCAGCTACTCAcacaccaaaaacaaaatcattAAAGAAAACTCTTTTAACCAAACTGAGTTTCAAAAACAGAAATATTGTTTCTGATACAGAAAAGCCAGTTGTTATTATAATTCCACCAACCCCTTCTTCTTTGCCTCAAGAAAAGTCTAATTTTTCAAGATCATGGTCATTTACAAAGATCTTTACCCCTCGTGGGAAGACGCCGGCTTCTCTACCCGTTACCCCTGTTGCTCATTCGGGCCTGGGCTCTGAACCCGTATCCGGAAGCTCGACGGGCTCCCTCAGTTCAGAG GCTAAAGTCAAGGGACATATGGTTCGATCGCGATCAGCGCCAAATCTTGAAAAGGAAACAACTCTCAAGAGAATGGATTCGTTTTTTCGTGTGATTCCTTCGACTCCACGAGTGAAAGAGGCTGATGCCACCACTCCAACCCCTACTCCAACCGGTAACAACGAAGATGACAACGAAGTTGATGACGCTGAAGACATACCTGAAGAAGAGGCGGTTTGTAGAATATGTTTTGTTGAATTATGTGAAGGTGGAGAAACCTTAAAGATGGAATGCAGCTGCAAAGGTGAACTTGCTTTAGCCCATCAAGAATGTGCCATAAAATGGTTTAGCATAAAAGGTAACAAAACATGTGATGTGTGCCATCAAGAAGTCAAAAACTTACCCGTTACACTATTAAGAATTCAGAGTAGTGCTAGAAACCGAAGTTCTGGTGCAAGCAGAGCTACTCAAATGGATATTAACGCGTATGG CGATATCTATAGGGTTTGGCAGGAAGTCCCGATTCTCGTCATTGTTAGCATGCTTGCATACTTCTGTTTTCTCGAGCAGCTTTTG GTTGGGGACATGGGTACAAGTGCAATTGCGCTCTCTCTACCGTTTTCATGTGTCTTGGGTCTTCTGTCATCCATGACATCATCCACAATGG TGAAGAGACAATTTGTCTGGTTATATGCAGCAATTCAGTTTTCATTTGTTGTGATCTTCGCACATGTTTTCTACGACCTG ATACGTATTCATCCAGTTTTATCGATTCTTCTTGCAACATTCGCGGGGTGTGGGGTCGTCATGTGTGCTAGTTCAGTTCTTGTTGAGGTTTTAAGACTAAGAAGACGATGGCTTGCTAGATCGAATAACCAGACTAATTCTGAGCCTGTTTTACATCAAGAAACGCAACCAACATCATCTTCGCATGTCCAAACTGAAATTCGCAATGTGGAAGCTTCTAGTGGGAACTAA